A part of Halodesulfovibrio marinisediminis DSM 17456 genomic DNA contains:
- a CDS encoding ArsR/SmtB family transcription factor: MSTILPVFKALADETRLRLLHVLNRYELSVNELVTILEMGQSRVSRHLKILTGAGLLTSRRDGLWVFYSAPTEGEGREFIDAVAPFIDNDETLDPDMEMASTIIEERVRKTKQFFNAIAEDWDQLNREVIGDFDLPGAIIERMPRCKVAVDLGCGTGTLLERMLERSLKIIGVDGSPRMLELAKRRLIEDEDRISLRIGDLEHLPLRDGEADFATINMVLHHLSHPGKSLKEIRRVLRKGGLLVLADFDKHDNEKMRVDYGDRWLGFDMTNLALKLTEAGFALRQSSLHPVRNGLTIHLIVAENTQ; encoded by the coding sequence ATGTCGACCATTCTTCCTGTATTCAAAGCGCTGGCAGATGAAACCCGCTTAAGATTACTGCATGTTCTCAACAGGTACGAGCTCAGTGTAAACGAACTTGTTACCATTCTAGAGATGGGGCAGTCCCGCGTATCCCGCCATCTTAAAATCCTCACAGGGGCAGGACTTCTGACTTCCCGCCGTGACGGATTATGGGTTTTCTACAGTGCACCGACAGAAGGCGAAGGAAGAGAGTTTATCGACGCTGTTGCACCTTTTATCGACAACGACGAGACTCTTGATCCTGATATGGAAATGGCATCAACCATTATCGAAGAACGAGTTCGTAAAACGAAACAATTCTTCAATGCCATTGCCGAAGACTGGGATCAGCTCAATCGCGAAGTTATTGGTGACTTTGACTTACCCGGTGCTATTATTGAACGCATGCCGCGCTGCAAGGTTGCTGTAGACTTAGGCTGTGGTACAGGAACGCTGCTTGAGCGTATGCTTGAGCGTTCGCTTAAGATCATCGGCGTTGACGGTTCCCCACGCATGCTGGAGCTTGCAAAACGCAGACTGATTGAAGACGAAGACCGAATTTCTTTGCGCATAGGTGACCTTGAACACCTGCCGCTGCGTGATGGCGAAGCAGATTTCGCCACAATCAACATGGTACTGCACCACCTCTCCCACCCGGGAAAATCCCTGAAAGAAATCCGACGAGTTCTCCGTAAAGGCGGCCTGCTTGTGCTGGCTGACTTTGACAAACACGACAACGAAAAGATGCGCGTTGACTACGGTGACCGCTGGCTCGGTTTTGATATGACAAATTTAGCTCTGAAACTTACAGAAGCCGGTTTTGCACTACGTCAAAGCTCGCTGCACCCTGTACGTAACGGGCTGACAATTCATCTTATTGTAGCAGAAAATACACAATAA
- a CDS encoding FUSC family protein, translating into MLLLGSRQRTEYIKYGIKTALAALLSYFLASLTDPDLGFWAVISAVIVMQRHVAASLQMCGYRLVGTAIGAVMAMAALYIFPPTDHGRLIGFLITVGLCVYLKRYTNRFSMAAITVTIVMLAPQASGDYIHYGLFRVAEIAIGVCSTFIVALLIWPHHASAELKERLQEQFTRCADKYDIIVNSFMALKCDSCKGMLVDLEDEIHHNRELFRGYLRHERLFVDDDSAMLDIKIETLVQSVEHLHAMLHVVHELHDSEYCIIMEAEIRKVVKESQDIMRAIGRNVIPDTRKLKQALFSADKRLESLRADGMIQRISMRDMMQIISFYHSAQQLGEDLLISIEKQNKYRRV; encoded by the coding sequence ATGCTGTTATTAGGTTCGCGCCAGCGAACAGAGTATATTAAGTACGGAATCAAAACCGCACTTGCTGCACTTCTGTCATATTTTTTAGCATCATTAACAGATCCGGATCTTGGGTTCTGGGCTGTTATCAGTGCTGTGATTGTTATGCAGCGCCACGTTGCCGCCTCATTGCAGATGTGCGGGTATCGTCTTGTCGGCACCGCCATTGGCGCAGTAATGGCTATGGCAGCGTTATATATTTTCCCTCCAACAGACCATGGGCGACTTATTGGTTTTCTCATAACCGTCGGGTTGTGTGTGTACCTTAAGCGGTATACAAACCGTTTTTCCATGGCCGCAATCACCGTCACCATTGTTATGTTGGCTCCGCAAGCCTCCGGTGACTACATTCATTATGGTCTATTTCGTGTTGCAGAGATTGCTATTGGAGTTTGCTCTACTTTTATTGTTGCCCTGCTTATCTGGCCGCATCATGCAAGTGCAGAGCTTAAAGAGCGTTTGCAGGAGCAATTTACCCGTTGCGCAGATAAGTACGACATCATCGTAAACTCCTTCATGGCACTCAAGTGTGATTCCTGCAAAGGGATGCTGGTGGATTTGGAAGACGAGATTCATCACAACCGGGAGCTCTTCCGCGGATATCTGCGACACGAGCGGTTATTTGTAGATGATGACTCTGCCATGCTTGATATTAAAATTGAGACATTAGTTCAGAGTGTTGAGCATCTACACGCTATGCTCCACGTTGTGCACGAACTGCATGACAGTGAATACTGTATCATTATGGAAGCAGAAATTCGCAAAGTGGTGAAAGAGTCGCAGGATATAATGCGTGCTATTGGACGTAATGTTATTCCGGATACCCGTAAGCTAAAGCAAGCGCTGTTCAGTGCGGACAAGCGTCTCGAGAGTCTCCGTGCGGATGGTATGATTCAACGAATTTCCATGCGCGATATGATGCAGATTATCAGCTTTTACCATAGTGCTCAGCAGTTGGGTGAAGATCTGCTCATCTCAATTGAGAAACAGAACAAATACAGGCGGGTGTAA
- a CDS encoding DUF721 domain-containing protein — translation MEHRTSKMLSKILYEKGGDRHMPLVPLWQNWDMVMGEELAELGRPLGHKNRTIIIGAEDSMAQYELSAQTYEILERVHAFLGKEMFDTVQVELMQGRESLDKLTMPVFKKALPKIPPRPKDLGKLEHILDPESPVTKCYKKYVAMYDGEKDTLEN, via the coding sequence ATGGAACATCGCACAAGCAAAATGCTAAGTAAAATTCTGTACGAGAAGGGCGGAGATCGTCATATGCCACTTGTGCCGTTATGGCAGAATTGGGATATGGTTATGGGCGAAGAGCTGGCAGAGCTTGGTCGTCCGCTTGGTCATAAAAATCGTACGATTATTATCGGTGCTGAAGATAGCATGGCGCAGTATGAACTCTCGGCTCAGACATACGAGATACTTGAGCGTGTACATGCGTTTCTTGGCAAAGAGATGTTCGATACTGTTCAGGTTGAACTGATGCAGGGAAGAGAGTCTCTGGATAAATTGACCATGCCTGTATTTAAGAAAGCTCTTCCTAAAATCCCTCCACGCCCAAAAGATCTAGGTAAGCTGGAGCACATCCTTGATCCTGAATCACCTGTAACTAAATGCTACAAGAAATATGTGGCAATGTATGATGGTGAAAAGGATACGTTAGAAAACTAG